The Helianthus annuus cultivar XRQ/B chromosome 15, HanXRQr2.0-SUNRISE, whole genome shotgun sequence genomic sequence GGGGAAAAAAGagaacaaaataaaataaacaacttttGATGGTTATGTTACCTGATGGGTCTCCTTTCCTACATAATTTTAAGCTGCAAGAGGTAAATCAATATCAAAAACGAATATATGTTgtatattaattaaattatttaaTTAACAAAGACAAACTGGTCAAGAAATGCAAAGAAACATCATATTTACCGCAGGTAGTTGCATCTTTGGCTCCGAATCTCGTTTATGACTTCATTTAGCTTCTTGGATAAAGGATTATCATATTGCTGCATTACAAACTTAATAGAAAAGTAGAAGTTATCAATAATTGCCTTACACATATGTTGTATAGTTTCAACACAATCAAGAATATAATATACCAAGACTAACTTCTTTCTTTAAGCAGAAGTTTAAATGCATTAAAATAGACTTTGGCGACTTTCAATCATTTAAAGAGCGTACCTGACTGGGAATTTCATCAACAGAAGAAATGCCAAACAGTTTCCTCATTGTATCAGGATCCGCAGTGCTTCCGATATATATCAAACAATCCTCACCATTTTCAAGAAGATAGATTTCATGCTCATTTACTTTTTCACTTGACAGAGGAATAACAGGATGAATAACAGAGCCCTCTGTTTCCTGTAACCTCAAACAAAAAACCAACTGAGACACCATACAGAGAATATTACAGGGAAAACCACAAAATCTTTACCTTTAAATCAAGATCATGAATACTACTCATTCTGGGGTACGCAAGTGGAAATCTATAAGTTTAACCTCTAGGCATACAATGTTTATATATACCAGCCA encodes the following:
- the LOC118479410 gene encoding protein transport protein Sec24-like At4g32640 — protein: MRKLFGISSVDEIPSQFVMQQYDNPLSKKLNEVINEIRSQRCNYLRLKLCRKGDPSGALFFSYIVEDKSPGGLSYVEFLVHVLRQIQSKMT